GCGGGGCGCAGGCGCAGGTCACTCCGCGGGCGCGGGAGCAATGGGAGCCGCCGGAGCGGGCGCACCCTCGGCCGGAGCCGCCGCGGGCATGCGCGCGTGTGCCGGAAGCTCGCCGTCCAGCGCGCCGAGGAACGCCACGATGTCGGCCACCTGCGCGTCGGTCAGCTCCAGGTTCAGCTGCACCTGGCCCATGATGCGCACGGCGCTGGCCAGGTCGGCCTGCGAGCCGTCGTGG
This sequence is a window from Sandaracinaceae bacterium. Protein-coding genes within it:
- a CDS encoding cytochrome-c peroxidase produces the protein HDGSQADLASAVRIMGQVQLNLELTDAQVADIVAFLGALDGELPAHARMPAAAPAEGAPAPAAPIAPAPAE